The following is a genomic window from Sporocytophaga myxococcoides DSM 11118.
TACTTCATTTTCAAATCTCACCTCGGTCACCAGCTCGGAATGGACAGGAGGCAGTGAATGGATTTTCAATCCCTTAATTGCCCCAATATATCCAACAGGAGCCCCTTTTAACTCACCACTATTGTCAGATTTCTGTCTGTTAATTTCGTATCCCATACGAAGAGCAGCCGTCTGAGCCATGTTCTCCACCAGCCCTGGCTCTCTGAAAAAGCCGTTATAAGAAAAAATATTATCCTCTTTCAGAGTCAGTCCGCTTACAGTTTTTACATCATCAGAAAACAAAAGCTTGTCTACCATTACAAATGGTTCTTTTTGAGGAACCATATTAACAACTACATCGCCTTCGTAAATTGGACTATTGGAATTCATTTTAATAAAATTTTAAAACTTAAAAGACAGTCAGAAGCGCATACGAATAAGAGAATCGTGCACTTTCCGGAACTGCCAGCAATAATTTATCGCCTATATTTAATTTCCCTGAACTTAAAATTTCCTCTACCATCACAAACACTGAAGCCGCTCCGATATTTCCTACACTGGTGAGATTAGTAAACCACTTTTCCTGAGGAATCTCAATATTATACTTTGATAGTTCTTCTGCAATCTTAAACCTGAAGAACTCCGAGGAAAGATGTGGAAGTACATAATTGATTTCTTTAACGTCAAAATTTCGCTTTTTACAGATTCCCTTTAAAGCCCTTGCAGCTAAAACAGAAATATGCTGATCCAGCAGTTTGACATCCTGTTTCATTGCCATTACAGAGTTGTCGGCAATAGCTTTAGGATCCATTTGTTTAAAGCTTATAAGATTTCCTTTTTCATCTTTGTCAGAAGCAGCATACATACAAGTCTCCACTTCATTGGCAAAAGAAACACTATCAACCCATTCTATTTTTAGTGACAAACCATTCTCAGCAGGTTTATCCTCCAAAAGAAAAGCACCTGACCCGTCGGAAAGCATCCATCTCAAGAAATCTTTTTCAAAAGCGAGAATTGGTTTTTCCTCCATTTCTCCGATCTTTTTTGCTTCCTCTTCATAATTTTTAGCCTGAAGCATAGGAGAACAAAGTTCTGAGCCTACGATTACAGCATTTGAAGTATTTTCAGACTGAATAGACATAAAACCAATCTTCAGCGCATGCATTCCCGAACAACAATTTCCCATTGGAGAATAAGTTTCCAACGGTCTTCCTCCGAGGTAACCGTGAACCATAATTGTATGAGATGGCATGATTTGATCAGGATATGAAGTACCACATGCAAGCAGTTCTATATCATCCTGATTAAATGAACTGTCGAATAAAGATCTGACAGCTTCTGCCGCCAGCTGAGCGTTATTATGAGTTAGTTTACCCTCTTTGTTAAGCGCATAGTATCTTGTTTTAATACCATTATTCCTTAATACTATTTTCTTAGCTCTCGAAGGTTTGCCATTAATAAATCCCAGGTAAGTCTCCATTTCATCAATTGAAACCGGATCATTAGGCAAATATTTCGCAACCCTTGTTATAAATACTTCCTTCATTAATAACTTCTCTTATGAAAAACTCTAATTGAACCGGTAGAAAACCGCAGTCAACTAAATGCTTAAGTCAAACAAACAGTAAAACTAATGGATTTCCTCTTAAGAATCGCTAAAAATAATACTTTAAATATTAAATTTAACGCCGGTTGGGATTGAAAATAGCTCTATTTCACCCCGGAAAAATAAGCCACCTTCCTTTTCATTGGCCCCCATAGAAGTATTCTTTTAATATTTGCAACTATAAACATAATTGGAGTACCAATGATGATTACAAATACTAGATAATATAAAAAAAATGATAAAGCTGCTTTTCGTTTTGAATTACCTGAACGTCCTAATTTGCTGATAGCTTTAGCCCAGATTTTAAATATCTTAGACCCAGTCATTTCCATGGTCATCAATGGCTGTTTGATTTCTACAGCTCCTGCTTTTACCAGAGAATCCTGGAGGTTTTCCAGTTGATTTCCGGATAAATATTTATAGATAATTTCTCCATATGCCGAAGCCCCTTTGATGTCCGAATCTGAAACTCCCGAAGCTGGCAAAAATCCCCAATAATTTGCCTTCTTTCCTTTCATCAGCCAACCAATGATTGTAACAAGGCTTACCAGATTATGTGATTTATCAAACAAAGCAATGTTTCCAACGAGATGCCCCCCTGCTGCTTTTATATAGGCTTTCGCCTTTTCCTGGCCTGAAATCCACATGTTGCGGCAAGCTATAACTGTTATGACCGGTTTACCTTTTAAAATCCTTTTTCCTTCTTCACTTTGGAGAAATGAACAAGCAGGTAAACTGGGTGACAAATACCATGGCTGATATCCGAATATTACAAGGTCAAAATCAGAATTCTGAATTTGAAGAGGTTTCATTTTTACAGATTCCTGATGAACGGTTTCGGGAAACACGTCTAAAAATTCATCTGCAGACCAGGGAAAATTATAGTTATTCTCAGGCTGGAGTTGTTCAAAAGTAAATTCTATATCTTTTTTATTCAATCCTGAACAAACAGACTTCACTACTGCTGTCAATTGACCGGTTTGTGAATACCAAAGAACAAGTACTTTTTTCATGAATGTGAGTTTTTTGCCCAGAAGTTATAAAAATTAAACCATTGTTCCGGATAAGTTTTTACCATCCTTTCAACTTCTGTTACATATTCTTTCACCATTTCCTCGACATTTCCATTACTAATCTTTGGGGGTGTAGCGAAGAAGTGATAATGCTTGTCTGTTTCTTTTACAGCAAATACATAGCTGTAAGGTACTTTTAAAGCCTTTGCAAGCTGGAAAGGACCTAATGGAAAAAGGGCCTCTTTTCCCAGAAAATCAGTTGAAATAACCTTTCCTCCCTCTACATATCTGTCACCATGAATGCAGATAATCTCCTGATTTTTTAAAGCTTTATTAATTTCGAAGATGTGAGAAAGATCATCTTTCACTGGGATTATATTAACAGGTCGTTCCCCGTATATTTCAGAAAAATAACTTTTAATCTTTTCATGCTCTGCATCGAACATGACAATATTTATTTTTGCTTTGATCTCATTTAAGAGATGGCCTGCGACCTCATAATTGCCTATGTGAGCACTGATAAAAATTCCACCTTTACCTTGAGCGGCAATTTCCCTCAAATGGAACTGGCCATCATGATTTATGGTAAACCTGTTTCTTATTCCCCCCATAATAGCAACCTTGTCTATTAAGGTTTGTCCAAAAACATAATAGTTTTTATATACTTTAAGCCAGGCTGTGAAGTACTTATATTTGAGAATTTCTCTGAAAAAATGGAATGATGATTTGGTTGACTTTAATGAGAAAAACAAATAGTAAAGTGCAACAAAACGAAGTACCAGATATGCGATTTTAAGACCAAGGTGCCTGATCAGGAATACAAATATTTTGTGTCCTAATAAGGAACCCTGGGTTTTTCCTTTCCAGGCCATTATTACTTAGCTTCCTGTTTCTCGCCTACCTTACTTAAAATGTAGTTATAAAAATCCTGGAAGTTAACAATTCCGACGAAATCTTCACCTTTAACTTTAAATCCGAAATTACTTTCAATAACAACTACAAGGTCTACATAGTCAAGGCTATCAAGACCAAGGGTTTCTTTCAGGTTGGCTTCGGGAGTTATTTTATCAGCATCCACCTCAAACTCTTCAACCAAAAAGCCATTAATTTTTTCAATAATTTCCTGATTTTTCATTTTACCTCTAAGTATATTTTTTATTTTACCTTTTTTAATATTAATGAGGAGTTGGTTCCTCCGAAGCCGAATGAATTAGACAGCAAAGTGTCGATATTCTTTTCAACTGTTTTTGTAGCGATATTTAGTTTTGCGGAATCCTCATCTGGGGTTTCAAGATTGATGTTTGGTGCAACAAAATCATTTTGCATCATCAACAATGAATAAACTATTT
Proteins encoded in this region:
- a CDS encoding beta-ketoacyl-ACP synthase III, with translation MKEVFITRVAKYLPNDPVSIDEMETYLGFINGKPSRAKKIVLRNNGIKTRYYALNKEGKLTHNNAQLAAEAVRSLFDSSFNQDDIELLACGTSYPDQIMPSHTIMVHGYLGGRPLETYSPMGNCCSGMHALKIGFMSIQSENTSNAVIVGSELCSPMLQAKNYEEEAKKIGEMEEKPILAFEKDFLRWMLSDGSGAFLLEDKPAENGLSLKIEWVDSVSFANEVETCMYAASDKDEKGNLISFKQMDPKAIADNSVMAMKQDVKLLDQHISVLAARALKGICKKRNFDVKEINYVLPHLSSEFFRFKIAEELSKYNIEIPQEKWFTNLTSVGNIGAASVFVMVEEILSSGKLNIGDKLLLAVPESARFSYSYALLTVF
- a CDS encoding lipid A biosynthesis acyltransferase gives rise to the protein MAWKGKTQGSLLGHKIFVFLIRHLGLKIAYLVLRFVALYYLFFSLKSTKSSFHFFREILKYKYFTAWLKVYKNYYVFGQTLIDKVAIMGGIRNRFTINHDGQFHLREIAAQGKGGIFISAHIGNYEVAGHLLNEIKAKINIVMFDAEHEKIKSYFSEIYGERPVNIIPVKDDLSHIFEINKALKNQEIICIHGDRYVEGGKVISTDFLGKEALFPLGPFQLAKALKVPYSYVFAVKETDKHYHFFATPPKISNGNVEEMVKEYVTEVERMVKTYPEQWFNFYNFWAKNSHS
- a CDS encoding acyl carrier protein, giving the protein MKNQEIIEKINGFLVEEFEVDADKITPEANLKETLGLDSLDYVDLVVVIESNFGFKVKGEDFVGIVNFQDFYNYILSKVGEKQEAK